A genomic region of Mus musculus strain C57BL/6J chromosome 7, GRCm38.p6 C57BL/6J contains the following coding sequences:
- the Lypd4 gene encoding ly6/PLAUR domain-containing protein 4 isoform X1 — protein MILQAWRSLQLLYLLEAISLLPCTEALLCYEATASAFRAVSLHNWKWLLLRSMVCNQREGCEETVVFIETGTSKGVLSFKGCSSAFSYPPQISYLVSPPGVSIASYSRVCRSYLCNNLTNLEPFVRLKASQPMSTLPSAKSCPSCVGKHDQECLPSFVTTENCPFAASSCYSSTLKFQAGNLNTTFLIMGCARDSHKLLADFQHIGSIRVTEVINVLDKSEAVSAGHCSQGISWSVLLCLLILLRD, from the exons ATGATACTGCAGGCCTGGAGATCTCTGCAGCTGCTGTACCTCTTAGAAGCCATCTCTTTACTGCCTT GTACTGAAGCTCTTCTGTGCTATGAGGCGACAGCATCAGCCTTCAGAGCCGTGTCCTTGCATAACTGGAAGTGGCTTCTGTTGAGGAGCATGGTGTGCAATCAGAGAGAGGGCTGCGAGGAGACCGTAGTGTTCATCGAGACGG GGACCAGTAAGGGAGTCCTGAGTTTCAAAGGCTGCAGCTCCGCCTTTTCTTACCCTCCACAAATCTCCTACCTCGTGTCTCCGCCCGGAGTGTCCATTGCCTCCTACAGCCGCGTCTGCAGGTCCTATCTCTGCAACAACCTAACCAACCTGGAGCCTTTTGTGAGACTCAAGGCCAGTCAACCCATGTCCACACTACCTTCTGCCAAAAGCTGTCCAAGCTGCGTGGGCAAGCACGACCAGGAATGTCTTCCAAGCTTTGTCACCACAGAGAATTGCCCCTTTGCTGCTTCCTCATGTTACAGTTCCACCTTAAAATTTCAAGCAG GGAATCTCAATACCACCTTCCTCATCATGGGCTGTGCTCGTGACTCACACAAGCTTTTAGCAGATTTTCAGCACATTGGGAGCATCCGAGTGACTGAGGTCATCAATGTCCTAGATAAGTCCGAGGCTGTCAGTGCAGGGCACTGCAGTCAAGGTATCTCTTGGAGTGTTCTCTTATGCCTTCTTATACTCCTCAGAGATTGA
- the Dmrtc2 gene encoding doublesex- and mab-3-related transcription factor C2 isoform X2 has protein sequence MTAGRGAPKSMDPSETAALHHCSADSSPADEARVPQSTELIPRRPVSRSPTCARCRNHGVTAHLKGHKRLCLFQACECHKCVLILERRRVMAAQVALRRQQEAQLKRHLAQGLMKGATPLKAPLRVKKGAIRPGIPSGKENIAPQPQSPHGAVPLVLTPPGKENYGPLLLSRPPEALPLPWTPVPPGPWGPGHWLPPGLSMPPPVVCRLLCQEPAVPLHPFPGFDPGTSLRLPTHGTLPTCPGSRSVLTAPLSGEPQGPPNLPHTCSTLILQSCGTPDSLLLQPQAPGASCLAWTSGPSERQLQREAAEALVGLKDSSQAPRLTPSVPPNPAWISLLHPCGPPAPPGGRGFQPVGPPLRPSPGSSVSLHIGRLGSISLLS, from the exons ATGACTGCTGGAAGGGGGGCACCCAA ATCCATGGACCCCAGTGAAACGGCTGCTCTCCACCACTGTTCTGCTGACTCTTCCCCAGCCGACGAGGCCAGAGTGCCCCAGAGTACAGAGCTTATTCCCAGGAGACCAGTCAGTCGCTCTCCAACCTGTGCCCGCTGTCGCAACCATGGGGTCACAGCCCATCTCAAGGGACACAAGCGcctctgcctctttcaggcttGCGAGTGTCACAAATGTGTCCTCATCCT GGAACGTCGGAGGGTCATGGCTGCCCAAGTGGCCTTGCGCAGGCAGCAGGAGGCACAGCTGAAAAGGCACCTGGCTCAGGGACTGATGAAAGGGGCAACCCCTCTGAAAGCTCCCCTCCGTGTCAAGAAGGGAGCCATTCGGCCAGGGATCCCTT CTGGAAAAGAGAACATAGCACCCCAGCCTCAGAGTCCCCATGGAGCAGTCCCACTGGTACTGACACCCCCTGGGAAG GAGAACTATGGGCCACTGCTGCTCAGCCGCCCCCCGGAAGCCTTGCCTTTGCCCTGGACTCCAGTGCCTCCTGGGCCTTGGGGCCCTGGACACTGGCTGCCCCCAGGCCTCTCAATGCCACCTCCAGTGGTATGCCGCTTGCTGTGCCAAGAACCTGCTGTCCCTCTACATCCTTTTCCTG GCTTTGACCCTGGCACCTCTCTCCGGCTGCCCACTCATGGGACCCTCCCGACCTGCCCAGGATCTCGCTCAGTACTGACGGCTCCACTTTCTGGGGAGCCCCAAGGACCCCCTAACCTGCCTCACAC ATGTTCAACTCTGATACTCCAGTCCTGTGGCACCCCAGACTCTCTTCTGCTACAGCCACAG GCCCCTGGAGCCTCCTGCCTGGCCTGGACATCTGGCCCCTCGGAGCGGCAGCTGCAGCGGGAGGCAGCTGAGGCCCTTGTAGGTCTGAAAGACTCATCCCAGGCTCCCCGCCTGACCCCATCTGTCCCCCCTAACCCTGCCTGGATCTCTCTGCTCCACCCCTGTGGCCCACCAG CTCCTCCTGGGGGAAGAGGATTCCAGCCTGTTGGCCCACCTCTCCGACCCAGTCCaggttcctctgtctctctgcacatTGGGCGTCTGGGATCTATCTCCCTCCTCAGCTAG
- the Dmrtc2 gene encoding doublesex- and mab-3-related transcription factor C2 isoform X3 encodes MDPSETAALHHCSADSSPADEARVPQSTELIPRRPVSRSPTCARCRNHGVTAHLKGHKRLCLFQACECHKCVLILERRRVMAAQVALRRQQEAQLKRHLAQGLMKGATPLKAPLRVKKGAIRPGIPSGKENIAPQPQSPHGAVPLVLTPPGKENYGPLLLSRPPEALPLPWTPVPPGPWGPGHWLPPGLSMPPPVVCRLLCQEPAVPLHPFPGFDPGTSLRLPTHGTLPTCPGSRSVLTAPLSGEPQGPPNLPHTCSTLILQSCGTPDSLLLQPQAPGASCLAWTSGPSERQLQREAAEALVGLKDSSQAPRLTPSVPPNPAWISLLHPCGPPAPPGGRGFQPVGPPLRPSPGSSVSLHIGRLGSISLLS; translated from the exons ATGGACCCCAGTGAAACGGCTGCTCTCCACCACTGTTCTGCTGACTCTTCCCCAGCCGACGAGGCCAGAGTGCCCCAGAGTACAGAGCTTATTCCCAGGAGACCAGTCAGTCGCTCTCCAACCTGTGCCCGCTGTCGCAACCATGGGGTCACAGCCCATCTCAAGGGACACAAGCGcctctgcctctttcaggcttGCGAGTGTCACAAATGTGTCCTCATCCT GGAACGTCGGAGGGTCATGGCTGCCCAAGTGGCCTTGCGCAGGCAGCAGGAGGCACAGCTGAAAAGGCACCTGGCTCAGGGACTGATGAAAGGGGCAACCCCTCTGAAAGCTCCCCTCCGTGTCAAGAAGGGAGCCATTCGGCCAGGGATCCCTT CTGGAAAAGAGAACATAGCACCCCAGCCTCAGAGTCCCCATGGAGCAGTCCCACTGGTACTGACACCCCCTGGGAAG GAGAACTATGGGCCACTGCTGCTCAGCCGCCCCCCGGAAGCCTTGCCTTTGCCCTGGACTCCAGTGCCTCCTGGGCCTTGGGGCCCTGGACACTGGCTGCCCCCAGGCCTCTCAATGCCACCTCCAGTGGTATGCCGCTTGCTGTGCCAAGAACCTGCTGTCCCTCTACATCCTTTTCCTG GCTTTGACCCTGGCACCTCTCTCCGGCTGCCCACTCATGGGACCCTCCCGACCTGCCCAGGATCTCGCTCAGTACTGACGGCTCCACTTTCTGGGGAGCCCCAAGGACCCCCTAACCTGCCTCACAC ATGTTCAACTCTGATACTCCAGTCCTGTGGCACCCCAGACTCTCTTCTGCTACAGCCACAG GCCCCTGGAGCCTCCTGCCTGGCCTGGACATCTGGCCCCTCGGAGCGGCAGCTGCAGCGGGAGGCAGCTGAGGCCCTTGTAGGTCTGAAAGACTCATCCCAGGCTCCCCGCCTGACCCCATCTGTCCCCCCTAACCCTGCCTGGATCTCTCTGCTCCACCCCTGTGGCCCACCAG CTCCTCCTGGGGGAAGAGGATTCCAGCCTGTTGGCCCACCTCTCCGACCCAGTCCaggttcctctgtctctctgcacatTGGGCGTCTGGGATCTATCTCCCTCCTCAGCTAG
- the Dmrtc2 gene encoding doublesex- and mab-3-related transcription factor C2 isoform X1 has protein sequence MATDVASQKQKGWVGQSQCNCPDPPLLPLRSMDPSETAALHHCSADSSPADEARVPQSTELIPRRPVSRSPTCARCRNHGVTAHLKGHKRLCLFQACECHKCVLILERRRVMAAQVALRRQQEAQLKRHLAQGLMKGATPLKAPLRVKKGAIRPGIPSGKENIAPQPQSPHGAVPLVLTPPGKENYGPLLLSRPPEALPLPWTPVPPGPWGPGHWLPPGLSMPPPVVCRLLCQEPAVPLHPFPGFDPGTSLRLPTHGTLPTCPGSRSVLTAPLSGEPQGPPNLPHTCSTLILQSCGTPDSLLLQPQAPGASCLAWTSGPSERQLQREAAEALVGLKDSSQAPRLTPSVPPNPAWISLLHPCGPPAPPGGRGFQPVGPPLRPSPGSSVSLHIGRLGSISLLS, from the exons ATGGCCACAGATGTGGCTTCACAAAAGCAGAAGGGCTGGGTAGGACAGAGCCAATGTAACTGTCCCGACCCACCACTCCTGCCCCTTAGATCCATGGACCCCAGTGAAACGGCTGCTCTCCACCACTGTTCTGCTGACTCTTCCCCAGCCGACGAGGCCAGAGTGCCCCAGAGTACAGAGCTTATTCCCAGGAGACCAGTCAGTCGCTCTCCAACCTGTGCCCGCTGTCGCAACCATGGGGTCACAGCCCATCTCAAGGGACACAAGCGcctctgcctctttcaggcttGCGAGTGTCACAAATGTGTCCTCATCCT GGAACGTCGGAGGGTCATGGCTGCCCAAGTGGCCTTGCGCAGGCAGCAGGAGGCACAGCTGAAAAGGCACCTGGCTCAGGGACTGATGAAAGGGGCAACCCCTCTGAAAGCTCCCCTCCGTGTCAAGAAGGGAGCCATTCGGCCAGGGATCCCTT CTGGAAAAGAGAACATAGCACCCCAGCCTCAGAGTCCCCATGGAGCAGTCCCACTGGTACTGACACCCCCTGGGAAG GAGAACTATGGGCCACTGCTGCTCAGCCGCCCCCCGGAAGCCTTGCCTTTGCCCTGGACTCCAGTGCCTCCTGGGCCTTGGGGCCCTGGACACTGGCTGCCCCCAGGCCTCTCAATGCCACCTCCAGTGGTATGCCGCTTGCTGTGCCAAGAACCTGCTGTCCCTCTACATCCTTTTCCTG GCTTTGACCCTGGCACCTCTCTCCGGCTGCCCACTCATGGGACCCTCCCGACCTGCCCAGGATCTCGCTCAGTACTGACGGCTCCACTTTCTGGGGAGCCCCAAGGACCCCCTAACCTGCCTCACAC ATGTTCAACTCTGATACTCCAGTCCTGTGGCACCCCAGACTCTCTTCTGCTACAGCCACAG GCCCCTGGAGCCTCCTGCCTGGCCTGGACATCTGGCCCCTCGGAGCGGCAGCTGCAGCGGGAGGCAGCTGAGGCCCTTGTAGGTCTGAAAGACTCATCCCAGGCTCCCCGCCTGACCCCATCTGTCCCCCCTAACCCTGCCTGGATCTCTCTGCTCCACCCCTGTGGCCCACCAG CTCCTCCTGGGGGAAGAGGATTCCAGCCTGTTGGCCCACCTCTCCGACCCAGTCCaggttcctctgtctctctgcacatTGGGCGTCTGGGATCTATCTCCCTCCTCAGCTAG